The Oharaeibacter diazotrophicus genomic interval ATCCAGCCGAGCCGCCGCTCCGGTGCGACGCAGCTGTCGCTGCTCGACCCCGACGGCTTCCAGCTGCCGCCGGTCGACCTGTTGTCGCCGCCGCGGACGCAGCCGGGCGCGGCGCCGCGGATCTCCACCGACGCGCTGGAACAGAATGCCCGCCTGCTGGAGGGCGTGCTCGAGGACTTCGGCATCAAGGGCGAGATCCTCAACGTCCACCCGGGTCCGGTCGTCACGCTCTACGAGCTCGAGCCGGCGCCGGGCATCAAGTCGAGCCGCGTGATCGGCCTCGCCGACGACATCGCCCGCTCGATGAGCGCGGTAGCGGCGCGCGTCGCGGTGATCCCCGGCAAGAACGCGATCGGCATCGAGCTGCCCAATTCCACCCGCGAGACCGTGTTCCTGCGCGAGCTGATCGATTCGCAGGACTTCGAGCGCACCAAGTCGCGCCTCGCCCTCGCCCTCGGCAAGACCATCGGCGGCGAGCCGGTGATCGTCGATCTCGCGCGCACGCCGCACATGCTGGTGGCCGGCACCACCGGCTCGGGCAAGTCGGTGTCGATCAACACCATGATCCTGTCGCTGCTCTACCGGCTGACGCCGGAGGAGTGCCGGCTGATCATGATCGACCCGAAGATGTTGGAGCTGTCGGTCTACGACGGCATCCCGCACCTGTTGTCGCCGGTGGTCACCGACCCGCGCAAGGCGGTGGTGGCGCTGAAGTGGACGGTCCGCGAGATGGAGGACCGCTACAAGAAGATGTCGAAGATCGGCGTCCGCAACATCGAGGGCTACAACGCCCGGGTGTTGCAGGCGGCCGAGAAGGGCGAGACCCTCGCCCGCACCGTCCAGACCGGCTTCGACGCCCGCAGCGGCGAACCGATCTTCGAGACCGAGGAGATGGAGCTCGGGCCGCTGCCCTTCATCGTCGTCATCATCGACGAGATGGCCGACCTGATGATGGTGGCGGGCAAGGAGATCGAGGGCGCCGTCCAGCGTCTCGCCCAAATGGCCCGCGCCGCCGGCATCCACGTGGTGATGGCGACACAGCGCCCGTCGGTCGACGTCATCACCGGCACGATCAAGGCGAACTTCCCGACCCGTATCTCCTTCCAGGTGACGTCGAAGATCGACAGCCGCACCATCCTCGGCGAGCAGGGCGCCGAGCAACTGCTCGGCCAGGGCGACATGCTCTACATGGCCGGCGGCGGCCGCATCCAGCGCGTCCACGGCCCCTTCGTGTCGGACCAGGAGGTCGAGGCGATCGTCGCGCACCTGAAGACCCAGGGGGCGCCGGACTATCTCGAGGCGATCACGGCCGAGGAGGACGAGGACGGCGGCGACGGCCCGGCCTCCGGCGAGACCTGGCCGAACGGCACGGGCGAGGACGGCGGCGCCGACCTCTACGATCAGGCGGTGGCCGTGGTGCTGCGCGACAAGCGCGCCACCACCTCCTACATCCAGCGCCGGCTCGGCATCGGCTACAACCGCGCGGCCTCGCTGATCGAGCGGATGGAGAAGGAGGGGCTGGTCGGCCCCGCCAACCACGCCGGCAAGCGCGAGATCCTGGTGGAGGGCGGCGAGGAGTGACCCGCCGCCGGGGCGCGCACCGCCCGCCCTTCGGTCGGTCGACGCCCTTGCGAACCTGCTTTCGCCATCTTCCGCGCTACCATCGCGGCCCCGTATCTGGAACGCCGGCATCGTCGCCGGTGGAGGACCCGTCCCGATGACCTTCGCCC includes:
- a CDS encoding DNA translocase FtsK; this translates as MTVEARRRPAPRRDDAPRPAGKDGRRPPARPEGGGKALVRVDDRPLPVPRRSAGDERLGASLRRNFAGAAGLAVIAAVAALAAALATWSVDDPSWSHVTDGPVRNVLGPAGAVIADLVMQLIGLTAGLFLAPVVIWGWQLTVGRIPRVAKGRWLSWLAGTFVGAAFMSALPPTAGWPLPTGLGGAIGDLVLQIPAAFTGGVLSDTGRLACLIALGPVAAALMVFASGFPAGAETDDDDLPVGAEEDFDDEEERSGGLGAMAGAFHHAWYSAKCAFSRRTGIGARPRFAYPGEEMEESGEPAAAAPAERRGVTRWVRKLVEPDDGLDGFAPEAGGRAEPPVHAAPALAPVHDLGDGEDDGEGFDPDERLADHGMVPPVAVEMPRAAPNQVRTTPLRGPAAKIGAAAPAPERPAGRVRAPAAPIQPSRRSGATQLSLLDPDGFQLPPVDLLSPPRTQPGAAPRISTDALEQNARLLEGVLEDFGIKGEILNVHPGPVVTLYELEPAPGIKSSRVIGLADDIARSMSAVAARVAVIPGKNAIGIELPNSTRETVFLRELIDSQDFERTKSRLALALGKTIGGEPVIVDLARTPHMLVAGTTGSGKSVSINTMILSLLYRLTPEECRLIMIDPKMLELSVYDGIPHLLSPVVTDPRKAVVALKWTVREMEDRYKKMSKIGVRNIEGYNARVLQAAEKGETLARTVQTGFDARSGEPIFETEEMELGPLPFIVVIIDEMADLMMVAGKEIEGAVQRLAQMARAAGIHVVMATQRPSVDVITGTIKANFPTRISFQVTSKIDSRTILGEQGAEQLLGQGDMLYMAGGGRIQRVHGPFVSDQEVEAIVAHLKTQGAPDYLEAITAEEDEDGGDGPASGETWPNGTGEDGGADLYDQAVAVVLRDKRATTSYIQRRLGIGYNRAASLIERMEKEGLVGPANHAGKREILVEGGEE